Genomic DNA from Lactuca sativa cultivar Salinas chromosome 8, Lsat_Salinas_v11, whole genome shotgun sequence:
ATCTTCAAATGTCTTCAATATCTAGCAGAAATTAGACACATAAATTGCTAATTCCATGGAATCAGGTTTGGTATAGCAGATTCTGATAGCTTGACAAATATTATCATTTTGCTAAAACCggattttgatgattttttttatttaattatcattttgtttggtggttctagcaAGTTGATGATTTTATATGTCAAGTGGTTTATTCATAAGGCTTTGTTTATATGCTGATTAATATAAGATATAGAAATGTGCTTCCATTGATTTGTTTgttttagcattctactttcatatCTTCCTATTATACGCTTATATCATTGCTATTTTgatctctttcaaaaaaaaatcattgctattttgaaaagtttatcgAATTATAGCAATGTTGTCAAAATACAATATAATTTTAACTTCAAATGCTATAATTGTGTAAATTTGTCAACAATATGAAAGTAAACTTATTCGAATTTGCGTCAATGGCACAGATGTGTTTTCACTAGTTAATATTATTTAACAAATGTGCATAAATAAGTATGGAAGTATTGTATAGTGTTGTGAGAAAGATTCTAAAGAGAATAACAACTTTGACAACTTGAATGATTCTGGaatgtcaaatttaaaaaatataaagagaAATTTAAGCAAATTCATTAATTACTTtccaaaaataaccaaaaaaaataaaaaaaataaatcgaTCTAAGCACATAAATTGTAGATGGACATAATGGGCTGTGATTTcatgaaaatatatataaaaaaaacttaatgGGCTGTGatttcatgaaaaaaaaaaacttaatgggCTGGGATTTcatgaaaaaatatataaaaaaaccaCGAAATGCAGATGACATTTGACAATTTTATCATTAGTATTTCTTTTTTCAAACCTTAAATACCTTGGGTGTATCACCTAATCACCCTAATATGGTCGAAAGCTatattagttataaaattcacGATATTTAATAATGAatacaaatatatacaaacatTTGTTCATTTTTGGCAAAATCTGTATATTCAAACATATAGATCGATGATAATTTACATGCATATGATTCGTGATTCGTGACTTGTGAATATCTAGTGTAATGCATTCATTAATTGCTCAATGATAACAAAGGAATAATCCAAAAATCAAAAGTAAACCAAAAGCAGATTCTTGCATTGTATTATATGGTCAAGTAAACTCCACAAAATGAACTCCACAAAAAGTACAAAACGAATATATGCATTGCACACCACTAGCTTCAACAAAACAAACCTTTTCCGCATTACAACTTCTAATACATAACGTACTACTCATTAAAGAACTATAGCCTAGTTTACTTTTTGGGTCCAGCTTGTGAATTCTTGTAAGCATTAAACGCTATGAGATAAAGGAAAATCAGAGCAACAATGGCAACGATCAATATCACGTTGGCTTCCTTCCATTCTTTCCGAAGGTTCCCTAACACTCCCGCTTTACATGAATCGCAATTGTAGCACAGTTGATTCGGGTCGTTGTTCCATATGATGCAGTCCACATCGCCGATCGGGTTCGTCGGATTAATCCACGTTATCGGATTCACGTATTGATACCCACACACTGTCGGAGGCTTACAACATCCCGACTGAAAAAGAATACAACTTTATAAtcacatatatgatatataatgtctatatatataatcacatcacACACAGACAAAAGAAAGATAATTACCTGAAGAGATGAGATACGTGCATTAAAGAACTGTGGTGCAGTGTAAGAATCGCGAACCATTTTGGAACAAATGGAAGATGAAGCCAAACACGCCTTTATACTCCGCCAGTTCTCTGGATCGGTGATATGCTCCCGGAGCCATTCCGAGTACCCCATGTAACGATACTCGTCATACTCCCGACCGGGAACGGAGTATGCGCCGGAAGGGTGGGTGACGATGAAGGCGAGTATGAGGAGGATGATTCCGGTGACGATGAGGGCGGCGTTGCAGAAAAGGTAAAAGGATAATAAGCCTTGGTTGTTCCAGTGAGCTCCGATGAAGCCGGTGAGAGCTAGGAGGAGGAAGAGGACGCCGAGGAAGATGATGGGCCAGGGGAGTGAGCGGATGCATTGGTTGTCGGGTTTGGAGGCGAGCCAGATGCCGGTGAAGATGATTGGGATTGAACATATGAGTGCTATGAAGTTTATGGTGGCTATTATGTTGTTGCTTACTGCCATGGCGGAATTTTAGAAAGTTggagaagatgattgaagatgTAATGTTTGTTATGGGTTTGGGAACATATTCTATATATGCCCAcccatataaaaaaatatatttggtgTTTGCTTTATAGATTCTGTAAGGATTATGTAGAAAAATAGGTAGCTTGAATAGCTgattataaaatttataaattgatTCTTTTCTAGTGTTTTTATATATGCAATGATATAAAAGATTTGATTGGAAAGTGGGGTTTCTTGACTCTTGTCATTAGTGATTTAGTCAAATTTAGTCGTTTGTTGCCTATGAACATCACCATTGGTAAGCACGTCCATGACTTGGCTTAACATGGCCATGTTTAGAATATGTAGCAACAAATCAAAGATAAACCGAACACTTTGATTGTAGAGTTATGGAAAATAACTTGAACGAAATTTGTATTTctcatataaaaataaaaaaataaataaattaataagtagTTTTTTAAGGATAAGGATAAAAGGTTTTAGTTTAAAGCTTAAATTAATAACATAAGATATTTACGAACAATagaacaaaacaataaataataaatataaaagttaataAAGTCAATAAGAAATAAGAGCGGGAAGATTAAAGATATACACTTATGAAAACCTTTCATGACCAATTATGGTTTGCTTTATGTACTGTTGTCTCACTTCTTTAATCATCTACGAGTTAGACAAAAAGTAAACACAAATGTGTAGTTGCAtgttatgaaaaaaaattatactaGTATTATTAAAAGATATTAGATGTTATAAGTTAAGTTTCTTTAAAAAAAGAGATAAACAAAAAAGATAATGAACATgtgattttggaaaaatataaGGAAATGAGCTTATTTTACGTATTTATCAATTTGACCATTATTTTTTGAAATTTGGTATTTTAAGTTTTTAACAACCTAGGTTAATTTCTAAAATGACCTAAAAAGTGATGTATATGAAAAATAATCATTTATTATGTATAATAAATTAGCAGAATACAGTTTTTTAAATGATTCCTAATGTAAGTTTTTAACTAAACATGAAATTTATTTGCAAAAAATTAAAGATATTTTGGCAAAGTCTATTTTTCGACACGTTCAAAAATTTGATCATTTTGTAATGGAACACCTCCTTATTGATATCCACTACAAGTAGGGATGAACATTAGAAGAGCTCGAATTGGAACTAGACCAGAatcgaaccggaaccggaaccgaaatTAGTAACAAGGTCCGGTTACCGGttctccatttttatgaaaaccggTCCCGATtctaaaatccggaaccggtTTTACATTTTTTCCGTTTTTTAAAATGCGtataactcactcatatgaagttggaattatttgatttttttttcagcatgtaatttggagtttgtaattcatttttttactatacaaacatatgttttggttagatattgaatcagACACATGCCCCGAAAGAAAGAATATCGATGTTGTGTTTTTTctatttcaatattttttttttgtttttttgaatctACCCCATTTTTTTAAATGAGCATAACTCATTTATATGACGTCGGAattacttaaatttttttttctccaGCATGTAATTTGATGTTTGTAGTTCATTTTAGattataaaaacacatattttggttATATATTGAATCAGTTATAGACCCCGGAATACAACATATCAATGATGCATATTTTATGTTTCAACATTTTTTTTGGAATCTGTTCTACTTTTAAAATGcgcataactcactcatatgaagtcggaaTTACTTGATTCTTTTTTTATCATGTAATTTAGTATTTGTACTTCAATTTAGAATGTAAAAAATCATAATTTAgttaaatattgaatcatttacaAGCTCTGGAAGATAACATATCATCTATAATATTTCAACcgtttttaatttgaaaaataaCCGAAAACCGGGACCGGAACCAAAACCAAAACCGACGCTAGAACCGACGATCCGGTTCCCGGTTCTTATAATATAGAAAAACCGGTTCAATTCTAAAGCTCATCCCTAGCTACAAGGCATCATCATTTTGTAAAAGAAATTGCATTTTGTGAAAAGATGCTTATAAAAAATGGACGACGctaaatattcaaaaataaattatattgtAATAATGAGGGGAGTGGTTCCTCTACTTGTTATAATTGTTGTTCTTTCATCTCATTTTTACCATATTATTCAAAAATTTTGTCACATTAATGGGATGGTGCTATATTTCATTTTTTAAACTATTCAATTTAAactaaaaacttaaatttcattAAGTAAAATTCAAAATTACATAACAAGACCTTAAAGTATTAAAAACATAACAATGAATAAGTATGAATAAAAATgatcctttattattattatttttgcaaTTAATTGCGGTTTTTACCATTAAAGCTGCTTTGAAATCGTTTCCGAAAATGTGACTCTTGTATCACATTAACAATTGCATGTTGAATCGGTCATTTTCATGTGCCTTGTGCGAAATCCATATGTTTTTTCAAATTCGTATTTAACTCCACAAACTTTGCTCTTATATCTTGTATTTCATCCAAAGGGATGACACCGTGATGAATTTGACATAgtagtttttcttttcttttggatTTATCATTCCCATCAGACGAGTAGGTGGTTAAATTTCTAGTTTGTCACCATCTAATTCTTCCCTCAAAGTTATGGAGTAAGACATCGATTTGTCAATAAGATCAATTTTTTTGATTTGATGATGGACTCCCTTGCAAAACACCGATGCGCGTGTAAACGAGCTGCTCAATCAACTAATCTATAGCCCTTAGTGTTTGTAATATACTTATATTTTATTATGTCGATAATTTTTTTGTCAAGATGAATATTCTTAATATGACTATTCCATGATCCAAGATCATATTGATCGGTATTGCTTCTAAGTAATATGATATTTATAATCCATTGATGGGATGAGTCCCTTTTGGTTTTCTTTGTGAAGATAAATGATCTACTTAACTCAGCGGTTAGAGTATTGCTTTCATACCGCGGGAGTCATTGGTTCCCCAAAGTAGCATATCCAAATTATAAGAAAGTCTAGAGTTGTCACAATTGCAGAACACAAGCATCCAATGATTTTGTGTAGTTTTTCCAATGAGTTTCCACATCTtgctttttttttcaatattccaAAAATCTAAATAATTGAAATTCTTCCCGCTTTCCTCCCAGATAATGTAGAGTGCCTTGGATAAAATGGTTGTCTTACTTTTCCCTTAGTTGACAAAGTTGTTTGACAAACCGTGAAACTTTGTAACAActttgtttatgttatttcattTCGTGCAAATTTGGTCTTTGCTTTGGTAGTTGTCTCATTTTATTTCTTTGAGAAAATGTGTCCTATCGTGGATAAAAAAAGTGTGCTTTTTGGTTGTTGCCGACCACCGAGTCCTTCGATATATCGACCCATGCATGAGCTAATGCAGTTTTTCTTGTGGTTACCATGCTTTAGATCCAACCCTCCATTTTCCTTTTTGGAGGTTCGATACTCTATTcggtgttggtgattttagtgttatcaacatATTTTAATATTGTTATTGTTAATATTGAGATATGTCGGGTTCTATTTACTCACCGAGACAGGAGGTGCAAGGTGCACATTCGGAATGATAAATGTGAACTTAAGAATACATGGGTCCTGGGGCAGTGCCCCTGAGTACATGGTTTCAAGGGGCAGCGCCTCTTGCAGGAGCCAAGGGGTAGATCCGTTGGCAGTGGTTCCACTATGTAGGGGAAGCACACCTAAACAAATTACTATAATATGAAAGAGTCCGAACATGCATTTTCTGTCAAAAACAAATTTTGACACTATTATGATGTAAGAATCGGTTATGCCTAATAACCACACTTCTAACTATCATTTTTTGGTGCCAAAATGGAGGCAACCACTTTTAACCAACTTTCACTCCTGTATAAGAACATATGAATGATCCAAAAAATGGTTGGATTTTTCATATACTCGAATTTGATTACCATATTCTCTCTATCTCATCAAACACAAAACATCAAATTATTTTATGTGTTTCAGGAAGTGACCTGATTTCTAAATTGTCATTCTTGGATTATCCAAAATATGATTTCATGATACCCTAACTATAGGATCGAAATCACAGATTATGAAAAATGATTGCAATCACGATTCTAGAATTATCCAAGTTTATATTGATATTTTTAAGACCTAAAATCTAACATCCATGTTCGTTTTGTGGTTGTGGTTTGGATTTGGGTTGGGTGAAGTAGTTGAATTTTGGGATAAAAGTTGGTTGAGTTGCATTGGAAACTCAATATACATCAATTGCATATCGCCATACATTGCGTTTGAAGAGTAGATAAGGTTGTCAAATTGTTCCTGATAGATTGGGGATGAGGGATCATAATCGAATATGTTTCTAGTTAGCGTGTTTGGGAGAAATATGGTTATTTGGAGAGTTGTTGAAGATATTTTTGAAGTGGTAAAATGAAATAGATAGGTTTTGTA
This window encodes:
- the LOC111894669 gene encoding tetraspanin-2 — translated: MAVSNNIIATINFIALICSIPIIFTGIWLASKPDNQCIRSLPWPIIFLGVLFLLLALTGFIGAHWNNQGLLSFYLFCNAALIVTGIILLILAFIVTHPSGAYSVPGREYDEYRYMGYSEWLREHITDPENWRSIKACLASSSICSKMVRDSYTAPQFFNARISSLQSGCCKPPTVCGYQYVNPITWINPTNPIGDVDCIIWNNDPNQLCYNCDSCKAGVLGNLRKEWKEANVILIVAIVALIFLYLIAFNAYKNSQAGPKK